The Litchfieldia alkalitelluris genome has a window encoding:
- a CDS encoding IDEAL domain-containing protein: MKNEKSYTEIMKARGRMKKKDIEPSILDIYIQMIIDEAIFKRKKNLLEEKINAAIDSGDRSLFCKLALEYKQLLTFAS; this comes from the coding sequence TTGAAAAATGAAAAATCGTACACCGAAATTATGAAGGCACGCGGTAGAATGAAAAAGAAAGATATAGAACCATCCATCCTCGATATTTACATCCAAATGATTATTGATGAGGCAATCTTTAAAAGAAAAAAGAATTTGCTGGAAGAAAAAATTAATGCGGCAATCGATTCAGGGGACCGTTCGTTGTTTTGTAAATTAGCACTTGAATATAAGCAATTGTTAACATTTGCATCTTAG
- a CDS encoding M48 family metallopeptidase — protein MKKVIGSAIVIYAVYVLAMFWYLFYGADTQIPVVLQGTAADPTTFLNDRELMLSEQYSKIRNLLFFINLPFDWLLYFLILVLGVSVKFGSWSKAVSKFSIVQTAIYLFYLTLVVEVLSYPLRWISYTLSKNYEITTQSYSSWMKDVVIGFWVDYAMMFIIVTVLFMLIRRTGKRWWFYAWVCSVPFSLFLMFLQPVVIDPLYNDFYPLKDKELEQKILSLAAQADIPAEHVYEVNMAEKTNALNAYVTGIGSNSRIVLWDTTLNRLNDEEILYIMAHEMAHYVMKHIYIGIAGYLLLTLVGLFIISRLIDGILNRWGHLLKVESVREITVLPLLLLLISVLTFVASPVENAVSRYQERAADEYAIELTHEKEPAIRTFQELTRAGLSQVNPPYLVKLFRYGHPTMLERISYLESYEPLEKDNSN, from the coding sequence TTGAAAAAAGTAATTGGATCAGCAATCGTTATTTATGCAGTCTATGTTTTAGCAATGTTCTGGTATTTATTTTATGGAGCAGATACTCAAATTCCAGTTGTACTTCAAGGGACGGCTGCAGACCCAACAACGTTCTTAAATGACAGAGAATTAATGCTTAGTGAACAATATTCAAAAATACGGAATCTTCTATTCTTCATCAATTTGCCTTTTGATTGGTTACTCTATTTCTTAATTTTAGTATTAGGTGTTTCCGTGAAATTTGGATCATGGTCTAAAGCAGTTTCAAAATTTTCAATCGTACAAACTGCTATTTATTTATTCTATCTTACATTGGTAGTGGAAGTTTTGTCTTATCCATTAAGATGGATTTCTTATACACTATCAAAAAACTATGAAATTACTACACAGTCTTATTCAAGTTGGATGAAGGATGTTGTGATTGGATTTTGGGTTGATTATGCAATGATGTTCATCATTGTTACTGTCTTGTTTATGCTAATTAGAAGAACCGGTAAACGTTGGTGGTTTTATGCGTGGGTATGTTCTGTACCGTTTTCATTGTTTTTAATGTTCTTGCAACCAGTCGTTATTGATCCCCTTTATAATGATTTTTATCCTTTGAAAGATAAGGAGCTTGAGCAAAAAATCTTATCTTTAGCAGCACAAGCTGATATACCAGCTGAGCATGTTTATGAAGTCAATATGGCAGAAAAAACGAATGCCTTAAACGCCTATGTAACAGGAATTGGCTCTAATTCTAGAATTGTATTATGGGATACCACATTAAATCGACTAAATGATGAGGAAATTTTATACATTATGGCACACGAAATGGCTCATTATGTCATGAAACATATTTACATAGGAATTGCAGGGTATCTATTATTAACACTAGTTGGTTTATTTATCATCAGTAGATTAATTGACGGAATTCTCAACAGGTGGGGACACTTACTGAAGGTTGAGTCAGTTCGGGAAATCACCGTCTTACCTTTATTACTTTTACTAATATCTGTTCTTACCTTTGTTGCCTCTCCTGTTGAAAATGCGGTTTCTAGATATCAGGAACGAGCCGCAGATGAATATGCGATTGAATTAACACACGAGAAGGAACCTGCTATACGTACGTTTCAAGAGTTAACACGAGCAGGTTTAAGCCAAGTTAATCCACCATATTTAGTAAAATTATTCAGATATGGTCATCCAACTATGCTTGAACGGATTTCGTATTTAGAATCATATGAACCTTTGGAAAAAGACAATAGTAATTAA
- a CDS encoding lipoate--protein ligase, with protein MLFIDNNGITDPRLNLAIEEFAVKNLDINETYLLFYINEPSIIIGKNQNTIEEINTSYVEENGIHVVRRLSGGGAVYHNLGNLNFSFITKDDGESFHNFRKFTEPVVNALKAIGVNAELSGRNDLLVEGRKISGNAQFSTKGRMFSHGTLMFSSEIEHVVAALNVKKEKIESKGIKSIRSRVANISEFLEENMTIDQFKHLLLQYIYNEDELTNIQKYELTDSDWEKINEISKNHYQNWEWNYGKSPTFNLQQSHRFPGGHIDIRLQVQKGIIENCKIYGDFFGVGNVSDIEQLLIGTRYQKQEIEDKLGTISVSHYFGNVTKEELVGLIY; from the coding sequence ATGCTTTTTATTGATAATAACGGAATTACAGATCCAAGGCTGAATCTTGCTATTGAAGAGTTTGCTGTAAAAAATCTAGATATTAATGAAACCTATCTCTTGTTCTACATTAATGAACCCTCAATTATCATTGGGAAAAACCAAAACACGATAGAGGAAATTAATACTTCATATGTCGAAGAAAACGGTATTCATGTTGTTCGAAGACTATCAGGTGGTGGTGCCGTATATCATAATCTTGGGAATCTCAATTTTAGTTTTATTACAAAAGATGATGGTGAAAGCTTTCATAATTTTAGAAAATTCACAGAGCCTGTTGTAAATGCACTAAAGGCAATTGGTGTTAATGCTGAGTTAAGCGGTCGAAATGACCTTTTAGTGGAAGGTAGAAAGATTTCAGGAAATGCTCAATTTTCAACAAAAGGCAGAATGTTTAGTCATGGGACATTAATGTTTTCGTCAGAAATTGAACATGTGGTAGCAGCACTAAATGTTAAAAAAGAAAAAATTGAATCCAAGGGTATTAAATCGATTCGTAGTCGAGTAGCTAATATAAGTGAGTTTTTAGAAGAAAATATGACAATTGATCAATTTAAACATTTACTGCTTCAATATATTTATAATGAAGATGAACTAACTAATATTCAAAAATATGAGTTAACAGATTCTGATTGGGAAAAGATTAATGAAATTTCAAAGAATCATTATCAAAACTGGGAATGGAATTACGGAAAATCACCTACGTTTAATCTTCAACAATCACATCGTTTTCCAGGTGGTCATATAGATATACGACTCCAGGTACAGAAGGGAATAATTGAAAACTGTAAAATATATGGTGATTTTTTTGGTGTAGGAAACGTATCCGATATAGAGCAATTATTGATAGGTACACGATACCAAAAACAAGAAATTGAGGACAAACTGGGGACTATTTCAGTAAGTCATTATTTTGGTAATGTAACGAAAGAGGAGTTAGTTGGACTTATTTACTAA
- a CDS encoding DUF3231 family protein, translating to MDKEHNIRLTSAELSSLWATYVNDSMSICVLRYFLEKVKDLEIKPILQHAINVSRQHVEIIRDIFQEEGIPVPIGFTHEDVDPP from the coding sequence ATGGACAAAGAACATAATATTCGCTTAACATCAGCTGAGCTTTCAAGTCTCTGGGCAACTTACGTAAATGACAGTATGTCAATATGTGTATTAAGATATTTTCTTGAAAAGGTCAAAGATTTAGAAATTAAACCAATCCTCCAGCATGCAATAAATGTTTCTAGACAGCATGTTGAAATCATTAGGGATATATTTCAAGAAGAAGGAATTCCTGTGCCGATCGGATTTACTCACGAAGATGTAGACCCACCCTAG
- the lepB gene encoding signal peptidase I translates to MTENATKKKKSLLFIAFIGILTVVFLRAYVFTNYEVEGESMMPTLQDGNFLLVNKLEARIGGLERFDIIVFKGQSDNYVKRIIGVPGDVLEYRDDTLYINGVQMDEPFLKPYKQRLIGGNLTGDFTLVEITGQQTVPNNALFVLGDNRLGSWDSRHFGLVDLDQVVGKVSVRYWPAGQWVVDFY, encoded by the coding sequence ATGACTGAAAACGCCACAAAAAAGAAAAAAAGTCTTCTATTTATAGCATTTATAGGAATTCTGACAGTGGTTTTTCTTCGTGCTTATGTGTTTACGAACTATGAGGTTGAAGGTGAATCAATGATGCCAACCCTTCAAGATGGGAATTTTTTGCTTGTGAATAAGCTAGAGGCGCGTATCGGTGGACTTGAGCGGTTTGATATAATCGTTTTTAAGGGACAAAGCGATAATTATGTAAAAAGAATTATTGGTGTCCCAGGCGATGTTTTAGAATATAGAGATGACACTTTGTATATTAATGGAGTACAAATGGATGAACCCTTCTTAAAGCCATATAAACAAAGGTTAATAGGTGGCAATCTAACTGGAGATTTCACGCTTGTGGAAATTACTGGGCAACAAACTGTGCCAAATAATGCATTATTTGTTCTTGGTGATAATCGGTTAGGAAGCTGGGATAGTCGTCATTTTGGTTTGGTTGATTTGGATCAAGTTGTGGGCAAAGTGAGTGTCCGTTATTGGCCGGCTGGGCAATGGGTGGTTGATTTTTACTAG
- a CDS encoding DUF3231 family protein, which yields MTKGGLATYGAVLPNIARKDIREFYSSCLASTTELYNETTSLLLSKGLEIRPPYIPYHTKVDFIEKQSFLAGWLGEQRPLTGTEIMHLFANIQTNSLGKAITLGFGQVSKSPKISKYMNRGNEISSKHIDIFAKHLSREDLPVPMTWDHEVENITTSPFSEKLMMFQIGLLSSAGVGNYGVAISLSKRRDVAADYIRLSGEVLQFAEDGININIENGWLERPPHAADRDEINKLK from the coding sequence ATGACCAAAGGTGGCCTAGCAACGTATGGAGCAGTATTACCTAATATTGCTCGGAAGGATATTCGAGAGTTTTATTCTAGTTGTCTGGCATCTACTACGGAACTATATAATGAAACTACATCACTTTTATTGTCAAAAGGCTTGGAAATTAGGCCTCCATATATTCCATATCATACTAAAGTCGATTTTATTGAAAAACAAAGCTTTTTAGCAGGGTGGTTGGGTGAACAAAGACCTTTAACTGGTACGGAAATTATGCATTTATTTGCAAATATCCAAACAAACTCACTAGGCAAAGCCATTACTCTAGGGTTTGGACAAGTGTCAAAATCACCGAAAATAAGTAAATATATGAACCGTGGCAACGAAATTTCAAGCAAGCATATTGACATCTTTGCTAAGCATTTAAGTCGAGAAGACCTTCCTGTCCCTATGACCTGGGATCATGAAGTAGAAAACATAACAACCTCTCCTTTTTCTGAGAAATTGATGATGTTCCAAATTGGCTTATTAAGCTCTGCAGGTGTTGGAAATTATGGAGTTGCCATCTCTTTAAGTAAAAGAAGAGATGTTGCTGCAGATTACATTCGATTATCCGGAGAGGTATTACAATTTGCTGAAGATGGAATAAATATTAATATAGAAAATGGGTGGTTGGAAAGACCGCCACATGCGGCTGACCGGGATGAAATCAATAAGCTAAAATAA
- a CDS encoding TVP38/TMEM64 family protein — protein MEFETFKEFFSLENIQNLLSQYRSFGPLPGVLLPMLEAFLPVLPLFVFIMANAAAFGLWGGFVYSWLGTCGGALIVFFLVRKYGQKRLFLFISRHKRIKKLLDWIERHGFGPLFLILCFPFTPSSAINVVAGLSKIKTSQFVLAVLCGKLVMVFMVSYIGYDVRALFQQPVRTAITGVIIVILWFVGKQLEKRLTQGLSKKVKSK, from the coding sequence ATGGAGTTTGAAACATTTAAGGAATTTTTTTCACTTGAAAATATTCAAAACCTATTAAGTCAATATCGCTCCTTTGGCCCCTTACCAGGAGTGCTTCTACCGATGTTAGAAGCTTTTTTACCAGTCCTCCCTTTATTTGTGTTTATTATGGCCAATGCTGCAGCTTTTGGACTTTGGGGTGGGTTCGTTTACTCATGGTTGGGGACATGTGGTGGTGCTCTTATTGTCTTTTTTTTAGTAAGAAAATATGGTCAAAAGCGTTTATTTTTGTTTATTAGCCGACATAAACGGATAAAAAAATTACTCGATTGGATTGAACGACATGGTTTTGGTCCATTATTTTTAATCCTTTGCTTTCCATTTACTCCTTCGTCAGCCATTAATGTAGTGGCAGGCCTTTCCAAAATTAAGACGAGTCAGTTCGTGTTGGCGGTGCTGTGTGGGAAATTAGTGATGGTTTTTATGGTAAGTTATATTGGATATGATGTACGAGCTCTTTTTCAGCAACCAGTTCGGACAGCCATTACTGGTGTGATTATTGTCATCCTTTGGTTTGTAGGGAAGCAGCTTGAGAAGAGGTTAACACAGGGTCTCTCCAAGAAAGTGAAGAGTAAATAA
- a CDS encoding DUF3231 family protein, which translates to MDVQSHNVRLTAPELSALWTQYQSDSMSICILSHALEHSKDKEVSAILEYAIGLSESHLAKIKEMLTNESYPLPKGFSKEDVNMNAPPLFSDTFMLQYLYTMALHGMNGYSLSVGTSVRADQRKYFTKCSAETMELYDRILDVMLQKGIFSRPPFINAPHDVDFVNKQSYLTGWFGKRRPLNGIEIGNVYYNAQKTIVKIDLEIGFAQVAGSKELREYFQRGAKICTKHIEIFGSILSEDNLPAPRKWTSEISDSIVSPYSDKLMLFHILSLISVSVGYYGSALSVCQRRDLMVQYTRLMAEIGLYAEDGTNILIKNGWMEQPPTADDRNALSRKK; encoded by the coding sequence ATGGATGTTCAAAGCCATAATGTTAGGTTGACGGCTCCAGAATTATCAGCCCTCTGGACTCAATATCAAAGCGATAGTATGTCCATTTGTATTCTTTCACATGCTTTGGAGCATTCAAAAGATAAAGAGGTATCAGCAATACTTGAATATGCAATAGGTTTATCTGAATCACATTTAGCTAAGATTAAAGAAATGCTAACAAATGAAAGCTATCCACTTCCTAAAGGATTTTCCAAAGAAGATGTGAATATGAACGCTCCTCCTTTGTTCTCTGATACGTTTATGCTTCAATATCTTTATACGATGGCACTACATGGTATGAACGGTTATTCGTTATCAGTTGGTACCTCTGTACGAGCTGATCAAAGAAAATACTTTACTAAATGTAGTGCAGAAACAATGGAATTGTACGATCGCATTTTAGATGTAATGTTGCAAAAAGGAATTTTTAGTAGGCCACCCTTCATTAATGCACCACACGATGTAGACTTTGTTAATAAGCAAAGTTACTTAACAGGTTGGTTTGGTAAAAGAAGACCATTAAATGGAATAGAGATAGGAAATGTATATTATAACGCACAAAAAACAATAGTTAAAATTGATTTGGAAATTGGCTTTGCTCAGGTTGCTGGCTCAAAAGAGCTCCGAGAATATTTCCAAAGAGGTGCAAAGATTTGTACGAAGCATATCGAAATTTTCGGCTCGATTTTATCTGAAGACAATCTTCCTGCCCCTAGAAAGTGGACATCTGAGATATCAGATTCAATCGTGTCACCCTACTCTGATAAGCTAATGCTCTTTCATATATTATCTCTTATTTCAGTATCAGTGGGATATTACGGGAGTGCCTTGTCAGTTTGTCAAAGACGTGATTTAATGGTGCAATATACGCGTCTAATGGCCGAAATAGGTTTATATGCTGAGGATGGAACAAACATACTTATTAAAAATGGCTGGATGGAACAACCGCCTACGGCCGATGATAGAAATGCATTGTCTAGGAAAAAATAA
- a CDS encoding alpha/beta hydrolase family protein produces MTQIRGILAEDLYELKSVGSVEMSPNGDRYAFVETKINKDKHDYISHIFIGDIESGQVTQWTFGDVRDTSPKWSPDGKNLAFVSNRSGKSQIYLLNADGGEAQQLTNCKHGARNLVWSPNSDSILFATSLALNEKVTDEVETNKEEKKLPEPMVVEQIRYKSDAVGFLDDKSQHLAMIDISTKELTQLTEGERDYTPGSWSPDGKQITFTADLTDEPDYNLVTDVFVFSLVDKNMKKLTNSNGFYGNPTWSPDGKHIAMIGHQKEFDSATLSRIWMYNIENSGLTCLTSEWDVQIGDVAIGDFHSGNSNPGIVWTEDSIGFYFVMSDRGNTGIYYGSLAGEMYPSLLEDQHIYSFSVDPKNHKAVVAISTPTHPGDLHFIDLSTGEIKQLTNSNDAFLANIELSLAESFTFKAPDGWDLHGWVMKPFGFKEGEKYPTIVEVHGGPHAMYANSYFHEFQMLTAKGFVVIFTNPRGSHGYGQHFVDAVRGDYGGKDYLDVMAAAEYSEENFDFVDSARLGVTGGSYGGFMTNWIVGHTNKFKAAVTQRSISNWLSFYGVSDIGYYFSEWEVKGDLVNDTEKLWNHSPLKYVANIETPLLILHGEKDYRCPIEQAEQLFIALKKQKKTTKFVRFPGANHELSRSGNPKLRVDRLNHIKEWFVEYL; encoded by the coding sequence TTGACGCAAATAAGAGGAATTCTTGCTGAAGATTTATATGAATTAAAATCTGTTGGTTCGGTTGAGATGTCTCCGAATGGTGACCGTTATGCATTTGTAGAGACAAAAATCAATAAAGACAAGCATGATTATATATCACATATTTTTATAGGTGATATTGAAAGTGGTCAAGTGACACAATGGACATTTGGTGATGTAAGGGATACATCCCCAAAATGGTCCCCTGATGGTAAGAACCTTGCGTTTGTGTCCAACCGCTCTGGGAAGTCACAAATTTACTTATTAAATGCTGATGGTGGAGAAGCCCAACAGTTAACAAACTGTAAACATGGTGCAAGAAACCTTGTTTGGTCTCCAAATAGCGATAGCATTTTGTTTGCGACTTCATTAGCCCTAAATGAAAAAGTTACAGATGAAGTTGAAACGAACAAGGAAGAAAAGAAACTACCTGAGCCGATGGTTGTTGAGCAAATTAGATATAAATCGGATGCGGTAGGCTTTTTAGATGATAAAAGTCAACATTTAGCTATGATTGATATTTCAACAAAAGAACTTACACAATTAACTGAGGGTGAAAGAGATTATACACCTGGTAGTTGGTCACCAGACGGCAAACAAATAACATTTACTGCTGATTTAACAGATGAGCCGGATTATAATCTAGTAACTGACGTGTTTGTTTTTTCGCTAGTAGATAAAAATATGAAAAAGCTTACTAATAGCAATGGATTCTATGGAAATCCAACATGGTCGCCTGATGGTAAACACATCGCAATGATTGGACATCAAAAAGAGTTTGATAGTGCAACACTATCAAGAATATGGATGTACAATATAGAAAATTCTGGTCTAACTTGCTTAACTTCTGAGTGGGATGTTCAAATTGGTGATGTAGCTATTGGTGATTTCCATTCTGGAAATAGTAATCCAGGTATTGTATGGACTGAAGATAGCATAGGGTTTTATTTCGTTATGAGTGACCGAGGAAACACCGGGATCTATTATGGATCATTGGCAGGTGAAATGTATCCATCCCTTCTTGAAGATCAACATATCTATAGCTTCTCTGTTGATCCGAAAAATCATAAAGCGGTTGTTGCGATTAGTACACCAACACACCCAGGAGACTTACATTTTATTGATTTGAGCACTGGAGAAATTAAGCAACTCACAAATAGTAATGATGCTTTTCTTGCTAATATTGAATTATCACTAGCAGAGTCATTTACATTTAAGGCTCCAGATGGATGGGATTTACATGGATGGGTAATGAAACCGTTTGGATTTAAAGAAGGCGAAAAATATCCTACAATCGTTGAAGTACATGGTGGTCCCCATGCAATGTATGCCAATAGCTATTTTCATGAGTTCCAAATGCTAACAGCAAAAGGATTTGTTGTTATTTTTACAAATCCGCGTGGTAGCCATGGTTATGGTCAACATTTTGTAGATGCAGTTCGCGGTGATTATGGTGGCAAGGATTATCTTGACGTGATGGCTGCTGCTGAGTATTCTGAAGAGAACTTTGACTTTGTCGATTCTGCTAGACTTGGAGTAACAGGGGGAAGTTATGGTGGATTTATGACAAACTGGATTGTTGGTCATACTAATAAATTTAAGGCTGCTGTAACTCAACGCTCAATTTCAAACTGGTTGAGTTTCTACGGTGTAAGTGATATTGGTTACTATTTCTCAGAATGGGAAGTTAAAGGTGATTTGGTGAACGATACTGAGAAGCTTTGGAATCATTCACCACTAAAATATGTTGCTAATATTGAAACACCTTTACTTATTCTACATGGTGAAAAAGATTATCGATGCCCAATTGAACAAGCGGAGCAACTCTTTATAGCATTAAAGAAGCAAAAGAAAACGACGAAATTTGTTCGTTTTCCGGGAGCTAACCATGAACTTTCAAGAAGTGGAAACCCTAAACTGAGAGTAGACAGACTAAACCATATCAAAGAGTGGTTTGTGGAGTATTTATAA
- a CDS encoding helix-turn-helix domain-containing protein, translating into MLLNYKYEIFPTEEQAKTLDKWISICRMHYNSALLDKQRLYKS; encoded by the coding sequence ATGTTGTTGAATTATAAGTATGAAATATTTCCAACCGAAGAACAAGCTAAAACATTAGATAAATGGATCTCTATTTGTCGAATGCACTATAACTCTGCGCTCCTTGATAAACAACGTCTTTATAAATCCTAA
- a CDS encoding competence protein ComK: MENNQTMEMKRCVEDYEVNPYTMAIVPLQSGRKIYSIVLEKDEEIIVKMKPLDIVDRSCRYFGSSYKGRKEGTRELMGITHKPPIIVEPSHQIFLFPTVSPTSADCTWLSHSHIYSHSTAGNGTTKITFQNKKSMHVNISKGSFENQFFQTAQLRTIITSRMENKDSNKDSRKTNGEEVIFEYLFDEKKYRIDEKTLF, translated from the coding sequence ATGGAAAATAATCAAACGATGGAAATGAAAAGATGTGTAGAGGATTATGAGGTGAATCCTTACACAATGGCCATTGTTCCGTTACAAAGTGGTCGGAAAATCTATTCAATTGTGCTTGAAAAAGATGAGGAGATTATTGTGAAGATGAAACCTCTTGATATAGTAGACCGAAGCTGCAGATATTTCGGAAGTAGCTATAAAGGTAGGAAAGAGGGAACTCGGGAGCTAATGGGAATCACCCATAAACCGCCTATTATTGTAGAGCCTTCACACCAGATTTTCCTCTTTCCAACTGTTTCACCCACAAGTGCTGATTGTACTTGGCTATCACACTCTCATATTTATAGTCATTCCACTGCTGGTAACGGCACAACCAAGATTACCTTCCAGAATAAAAAATCGATGCATGTAAACATATCTAAAGGATCATTTGAAAATCAGTTTTTTCAAACTGCACAGCTTAGAACAATTATCACAAGTCGAATGGAGAATAAAGATTCAAACAAGGATTCTCGAAAGACTAATGGAGAAGAAGTCATCTTTGAATATTTGTTTGATGAAAAAAAGTATAGAATTGATGAGAAAACGCTGTTTTAA